The DNA segment ATAATGATCGGAGAAGGTGTTGTTCTGTTCGGGATCGAGAACTTCGAGTAGCGCGGCGGCCGGATCCCCGCGGAAATCGGCCGACATCTTGTCCACCTCGTCGAGCAGGAAGACGGGATTCATGGACGCCGCGCGCTTCATGGACTGAATGATTCGGCCCGGCATAGAACCGATGTAGGTTCGGCGGTGGCCGCGGATTTCCGCTTCGTCGCGAACTCCGCCCAGACTGAGGCGCACGAAGTTGCGGCCCATCGCGCGGGCGATGGAACGGGCCAGCGAGGTCTTGCCGACGCCGGGCGGGCCGACGAGACACAGAATGGGTCCTTTGATTTTTTCGACGCGGGCCAATACGGCAAGATGTTCGAGAATTCGCTCTTTGGGTTTGCGCAGACCGAAATGATCCTCTTCGAGGATTCCTTCCGCGGCGGAGAGATCCAGATTGTCCCGAGTGAGGACCGCCCACGGCAACGAGGCCAGCCAGTCCAGATAGTTTTTAATGACCGACGCCTCGGGGGACATCATGGGCATGCCCTTGAGCTTTTCGAGCTCCTCATCGGCCCGTTCGCGCACGGTCTTGGGCATTTTGGCGCGGCGAATCTTTTTGCGATAGGCGATTACGTCGGAGAAATCTTCGTCGCCTTCTTCGCCCAGCTCTTTCTTGATGACGCGAAGCTGTTCCTGCAGGTAGTAAGTTCGCTGGGAACGGCTGATTTTCTCGCGGACCTGGCCCTCAACCGTGCGTTCGATCTTGAGGATTTCGATTTCCTCCTCGAGCGTCCGGTTAATGAATTGGAACTGTTCGAGGAGATCGCTGCGTTCGAGAGCTTCCTGCTTCTGCGCAATGGACAGCGGCAGATGAGAGACGATGAAGTCGGCGGAGCGCTCAGGATCATTCAGGTTGGACAGCGTGATGAGGACTTCATCGGGAAGTTGACGATTGAGGTTCACGAAATCGCGGAAGCGGCGAACGGCGACTTTCACCTGGGCGCGCGTTTCCAGATTGTCGCTGTTGGCGAGGAGGATCGGCACGGCCCGGGCATCGAAGGATTGGCCGTCTTCGTGGAAAGCGTCGGCGCGGACCCGGTGGAGACCTTCCACGAGCACTTTCACGAGGCCGTTGGGCAGCTTGAGAGTTTGCAGCACACCGGCCACGACGCCGATCTCGAACAGATCGGCGGGCAGGGGATTCTCCTGATTCGAATCGCGCTGCGCGAGGAGGAGAAGGTGTTTGTTACCGGCCATGGCCCGTTCGACGGCGGCCAGCGTTCCGGCCCGGCCGATGAGGAGCGGGAAGATCATCGAGGGGAAAACCACCACGTCACGCAAGGGCAAGACGGGCAGAAAGGGAGTGTCGGGAGCCGACAGAGACTGGGTCATGCAGACTGGAATCGG comes from the bacterium genome and includes:
- a CDS encoding LON peptidase substrate-binding domain-containing protein gives rise to the protein MTQSLSAPDTPFLPVLPLRDVVVFPSMIFPLLIGRAGTLAAVERAMAGNKHLLLLAQRDSNQENPLPADLFEIGVVAGVLQTLKLPNGLVKVLVEGLHRVRADAFHEDGQSFDARAVPILLANSDNLETRAQVKVAVRRFRDFVNLNRQLPDEVLITLSNLNDPERSADFIVSHLPLSIAQKQEALERSDLLEQFQFINRTLEEEIEILKIERTVEGQVREKISRSQRTYYLQEQLRVIKKELGEEGDEDFSDVIAYRKKIRRAKMPKTVRERADEELEKLKGMPMMSPEASVIKNYLDWLASLPWAVLTRDNLDLSAAEGILEEDHFGLRKPKERILEHLAVLARVEKIKGPILCLVGPPGVGKTSLARSIARAMGRNFVRLSLGGVRDEAEIRGHRRTYIGSMPGRIIQSMKRAASMNPVFLLDEVDKMSADFRGDPAAALLEVLDPEQNNTFSDHY